A window from Hevea brasiliensis isolate MT/VB/25A 57/8 unplaced genomic scaffold, ASM3005281v1 Scaf32, whole genome shotgun sequence encodes these proteins:
- the LOC131177077 gene encoding uncharacterized protein LOC131177077, with translation MYLGFAFCVVLEFEVPLAMNKDDKLLLTCGCRLKNADGNEMLLPFVAPESRHDSLHLDTVIQSDHVFLWYNHYYIESCLIQNYSDVNELSIEFEFKAEHYGYTVGDAMQFKVVKLKVKRCGVHLMYTSKDEEYQCSPSIIQTKHSLHYAATDSDFMQEVIGTADTSKKRSSNQANIIADGRSDKRMKEF, from the coding sequence ATGTATCTAGGTTTTGCTTTTTGTGTCGTTCTAGAATTTGAGGTTCCTCTTGCCATGAACAAGGACGATAAGTTGTTGCTTACATGTGGATGCCGTCTGAAAAATGCTGATGGTAATGAAATGCTCTTACCGTTTGTTGCTCCTGAGAGTAGGCATGATAGTTTGCATTTAGATACTGTCATTCAATCAGACCATGTGTTCCTTTGGTACAATCATTACTACATTGAAAGTTGTCTCATACAAAATTATTCTGACGTCAACGAGCTTTCGATTGAGTTTGAGTTCAAAGCAGAACACTATGGGTATACTGTTGGTGATGCAATGCAATTTAAAGTAGTAAAGTTAAAGGTGAAAAGATGTGGAGTCCACTTGATGTATACTTCCAAAGATGAGGAGTACCAATGCAGCCCCAGCATAATCCAAACCAAGCACTCTTTGCACTATGCAGCAACTGATTCTGATTTTATGCAAGAAGTGATAGGAACCGCCGATACCAGCAAGAAAAGAAGCTCCAATCAAGCCAATATCATTGCAGATGGCAGATCTGATAAAAGAATGAAAGAATTTTGA